From the Natrarchaeobaculum aegyptiacum genome, one window contains:
- the purS gene encoding phosphoribosylformylglycinamidine synthase subunit PurS, whose product MTAYTATVTVRLKHGVLDPEAETTKQALERLGFELEDLRSADRFEVDLEADDADDARERADEMAERLLANPTIHDYDVEVDER is encoded by the coding sequence ATGACCGCCTACACCGCGACGGTGACGGTTCGACTCAAACACGGCGTCCTCGACCCCGAGGCCGAGACGACCAAGCAGGCGCTCGAGCGGCTTGGCTTCGAACTCGAGGACCTGCGCTCGGCCGATCGGTTCGAGGTCGACCTCGAGGCCGACGACGCCGACGACGCCCGCGAGCGTGCAGACGAGATGGCAGAACGGCTGCTGGCGAACCCGACCATCCACGACTACGACGTGGAGGTCGACGAACGGTAG
- the purQ gene encoding phosphoribosylformylglycinamidine synthase I, which produces MTVSIIRFGGSNCDRDAERALGHLGIDAEIVWHEDGLPAATTGIVLPGGFSYGDYLRAGAMAARSPIMDEVREAAADGVPVLGICNGAQIGCESGLTEGAFTTNESARFQCEHVYLRVERDDTPWTEAYEEGEVIQVPIAHGEGRYEVDDERLGELEDEDRILFRYCDAEGETSPDVNPNGSKHNVAGVVGERDTVAVLMPHPERVTLPDVGPTDGQGVLRGFETAND; this is translated from the coding sequence GTGACGGTTTCGATCATACGCTTCGGCGGTTCGAACTGCGACCGCGACGCCGAACGCGCACTCGGCCACCTCGGGATCGACGCCGAAATCGTCTGGCACGAAGACGGCCTCCCGGCAGCGACGACCGGAATCGTCCTCCCCGGCGGCTTCTCCTACGGGGACTACCTCCGTGCGGGCGCGATGGCCGCTCGCTCGCCCATCATGGACGAGGTCCGCGAGGCCGCCGCCGACGGCGTTCCCGTCCTCGGCATCTGCAACGGCGCACAGATCGGCTGTGAATCCGGCCTCACCGAGGGCGCGTTCACCACCAACGAGAGCGCCCGCTTCCAGTGTGAACACGTCTACCTGCGGGTCGAACGCGACGACACCCCGTGGACCGAGGCCTACGAGGAAGGCGAGGTCATTCAGGTTCCTATCGCCCACGGTGAAGGCCGCTACGAGGTCGACGACGAGCGCCTCGGGGAACTCGAGGACGAGGATCGAATCCTGTTCCGGTACTGCGACGCCGAGGGCGAGACGAGCCCCGACGTCAATCCGAACGGTTCGAAGCACAACGTCGCGGGCGTCGTCGGCGAGCGCGACACCGTCGCCGTCCTGATGCCCCACCCCGAACGCGTCACGCTCCCCGACGTCGGCCCCACCGACGGACAGGGCGTCCTCCGTGGATTCGAGACCGCAAACGACTGA
- the npdG gene encoding NADPH-dependent F420 reductase produces MRLALLGGTGDIGEGLALRFARDTDHEILIGSRDPEKARDAVADYEDDLEARGLEADVKGFANEMAADRADVVILSVPPYHVADTVEAVEDELDEETILVTPAVGMKGDEDGMHYHPPGVGSVSELVAEQAPDEVPVVGAYHNLAAGKLADLDLEFDLDTLVVGDDGDAKKRILDLSNEIEGLRALDAGPLANAAEAESVTPLVINIAKYNDDMHDVGVKWI; encoded by the coding sequence ATGCGACTCGCACTACTTGGCGGCACTGGCGACATCGGCGAAGGACTGGCGCTCCGATTTGCACGCGATACGGACCACGAGATCCTGATCGGTTCGCGCGACCCTGAGAAAGCCCGCGACGCCGTCGCCGACTACGAGGACGACCTCGAAGCCCGCGGTCTCGAGGCCGACGTCAAGGGCTTCGCGAACGAGATGGCCGCAGACCGGGCCGATGTCGTGATCCTCTCGGTCCCGCCGTATCACGTCGCCGATACCGTGGAGGCCGTCGAAGACGAACTCGACGAGGAGACGATCCTCGTCACCCCCGCCGTCGGAATGAAAGGCGACGAAGACGGGATGCACTATCACCCGCCGGGCGTCGGCAGCGTGAGCGAACTCGTCGCCGAGCAGGCTCCCGACGAGGTGCCCGTCGTCGGTGCATACCACAACCTCGCGGCCGGCAAACTCGCCGACCTCGATCTCGAGTTCGACCTCGACACGCTCGTGGTCGGTGACGACGGGGATGCCAAAAAGCGGATCCTCGACCTCTCGAACGAGATCGAGGGCCTGCGCGCGCTCGACGCCGGCCCGCTCGCGAACGCCGCCGAGGCCGAGAGCGTCACGCCGCTGGTGATCAACATCGCGAAGTACAACGACGACATGCACGACGTCGGCGTCAAGTGGATCTGA
- a CDS encoding DUF7124 domain-containing protein: MNGDSDMTLAFELEALKRLASPERVFEDARGWTEYIGVVSEKPTYVVTNFTRKNRIRQDFFSGPRGKAESLEGVKDQFQTGRYVYIGADDEDEELAEEVGWEYLDVEDAAEAADWILAATMDEEDDDAGDVRDDWP; this comes from the coding sequence ATGAACGGCGACTCTGACATGACCCTCGCGTTCGAACTCGAGGCGCTGAAACGGCTCGCCTCGCCCGAGCGCGTGTTCGAGGACGCGAGAGGCTGGACCGAGTACATCGGCGTCGTCTCGGAGAAACCCACCTACGTCGTGACGAACTTCACCCGCAAGAACCGCATTCGTCAGGACTTCTTCTCCGGCCCACGCGGGAAAGCAGAGAGTCTCGAGGGCGTCAAAGACCAGTTCCAGACCGGCCGCTACGTCTACATCGGCGCCGACGACGAAGACGAGGAACTCGCCGAGGAAGTCGGCTGGGAGTATCTGGACGTCGAAGACGCCGCCGAGGCCGCAGACTGGATCCTCGCGGCCACCATGGACGAGGAGGACGACGACGCCGGCGACGTCCGTGACGACTGGCCCTGA
- a CDS encoding 3-hydroxyacyl-CoA dehydrogenase, with protein MVVTTEEIETIAVIGSGQMGRGIAAVAALAGYETYVNDIDAEQLEEARGEIEWSYEKTAEKGGATEEDVEAALDRLTFTTDQEEAVSGAQFVTEAAVEQQSVKEDIFQDLDEIAPEDAILATNTSGLNITQLAESTSRPSQVLGTHWFNPPMLMDLVEVIMTEHTPDEVADTAEELIESFDKTPIRCKIDIPSFIVNRLMRPYGEGPAWMVYRGEHSIEEIDSAMKYREGFPMGPFELADYTGAIQLRVEGEQDHLEDTRPMSYETEVCPILKQLYEKGRYGQKAGAGYYDYSEQDSPAISVDAGQGFDTLLVWAPIVNEAAKMVENDVASVEDVDTGAKLGGNWPMGPLEKADEVGADVILEKLTEVASRHEDTNKLAETLPCDLLVEKAKAGETFY; from the coding sequence ATGGTTGTCACGACTGAGGAGATCGAGACTATCGCAGTGATCGGCTCCGGACAGATGGGCCGTGGGATCGCCGCCGTGGCCGCGCTCGCAGGCTACGAGACCTACGTCAACGACATCGACGCCGAGCAACTCGAGGAGGCTCGCGGCGAGATCGAGTGGTCCTACGAGAAGACCGCCGAGAAAGGCGGAGCCACGGAGGAAGACGTCGAGGCCGCACTCGACCGGCTGACGTTCACGACCGATCAGGAGGAGGCCGTCTCCGGCGCACAGTTCGTCACCGAGGCTGCGGTCGAACAGCAGTCGGTCAAAGAGGACATCTTTCAGGATCTGGACGAGATCGCCCCCGAGGACGCCATCCTCGCGACGAACACCTCCGGGCTAAACATCACCCAGCTTGCGGAATCGACCAGCCGGCCGAGTCAGGTGCTCGGCACCCACTGGTTCAACCCGCCGATGCTGATGGACCTCGTCGAGGTCATCATGACCGAACACACCCCCGACGAGGTCGCCGACACCGCCGAGGAACTCATCGAGTCGTTCGACAAGACGCCGATCCGCTGCAAGATCGACATCCCTTCGTTCATCGTCAACCGGCTCATGCGTCCCTACGGCGAGGGCCCTGCATGGATGGTCTACCGCGGCGAACACTCGATCGAGGAGATCGACTCCGCGATGAAATACAGGGAGGGCTTCCCGATGGGCCCGTTCGAACTCGCCGACTACACCGGTGCTATCCAGCTGCGCGTCGAGGGCGAACAGGACCACCTCGAAGACACCCGGCCGATGTCCTACGAGACCGAGGTCTGTCCGATCCTCAAACAGCTCTACGAGAAGGGTCGCTACGGGCAGAAAGCCGGCGCAGGCTACTACGATTACAGCGAGCAGGACTCCCCGGCAATCTCCGTCGACGCCGGCCAGGGCTTCGACACGCTGCTCGTCTGGGCCCCGATCGTCAACGAGGCCGCGAAGATGGTCGAAAACGACGTCGCCAGCGTCGAGGACGTCGACACCGGCGCGAAACTCGGCGGCAACTGGCCGATGGGTCCCCTCGAGAAGGCAGACGAGGTCGGTGCAGACGTCATCCTCGAGAAATTGACCGAGGTCGCCAGTCGCCACGAGGACACGAACAAGCTCGCCGAGACGCTCCCGTGTGATCTGCTGGTCGAGAAGGCCAAGGCCGGCGAGACGTTCTACTGA
- a CDS encoding MFS transporter translates to MSADSSRRLVVGAVILSTFFVGFGGGVIFPILPNLGAVLGISPLLVGIILSANRFSRLLANAPAGVLVDRIGTRTPFVVGMLIQAIATFGYVVAMVAAHPDLWFLPDVPEAWFLGSRIGWGVGSAAVFATAYTIAADVSDDDSRGASMGLIRGGVLFGFPSGVVIGGVISELAGEVPAFAVATLFAIIATVVAYATIPETHVEGDEHRSVAAWDIDVSVPSLTVGLVNFAVLFAYIGALFATLVLFLDANELGVFGFDAQGSSGIFMAVTVVAAGIFMFLGGWVTDRTGSRVPTLVTFLSISFVGFVLLAMADSIATLTVACLFIGAGQGGTSGPLMALLADLTPEERMGRAVGTNNVLGDVGGGLGPIVSLPLIEVMGFWPVYLACAVLPILAGAVLLAGLHHETGQFTPTVDTSTDARAAESASGCETGSRPADGGD, encoded by the coding sequence GTGAGCGCCGACAGCAGCCGGCGACTCGTCGTCGGTGCGGTCATCCTCAGTACGTTCTTCGTCGGCTTTGGCGGTGGTGTGATCTTTCCGATCCTGCCAAACCTCGGCGCCGTGCTCGGCATTTCTCCGCTGCTCGTGGGAATAATCCTGAGTGCGAACCGGTTCTCCCGGCTCCTCGCCAACGCGCCTGCGGGCGTACTGGTCGATCGCATCGGAACTCGCACGCCGTTCGTCGTCGGGATGCTCATCCAGGCGATCGCGACCTTCGGCTACGTCGTCGCGATGGTCGCCGCCCACCCCGACCTCTGGTTCCTGCCGGACGTTCCCGAGGCGTGGTTCCTCGGCTCGCGGATCGGCTGGGGGGTCGGCAGCGCCGCCGTGTTCGCGACGGCCTACACCATCGCCGCCGACGTCAGCGACGACGATTCCCGCGGTGCCAGCATGGGGCTGATTCGCGGCGGCGTCCTCTTCGGGTTTCCGAGCGGCGTCGTGATCGGCGGCGTGATCAGCGAACTCGCCGGCGAGGTGCCGGCGTTCGCCGTCGCGACCCTGTTCGCGATCATCGCGACGGTCGTCGCCTACGCGACGATTCCCGAAACCCACGTCGAAGGCGACGAACACCGATCGGTCGCCGCGTGGGACATCGACGTCAGCGTTCCCTCGCTCACCGTCGGCCTGGTGAACTTCGCCGTCCTGTTTGCCTACATCGGCGCGCTGTTCGCGACGCTCGTGCTCTTTCTGGACGCAAACGAGCTGGGCGTCTTCGGGTTCGACGCACAGGGCTCCTCTGGGATCTTCATGGCCGTCACCGTCGTCGCCGCGGGGATCTTCATGTTTCTCGGCGGCTGGGTCACCGACCGCACCGGCTCGAGGGTTCCCACGCTGGTTACCTTCCTCTCGATATCGTTCGTCGGGTTCGTCCTGCTGGCGATGGCCGACTCGATCGCGACGCTGACCGTCGCCTGTCTGTTCATCGGCGCAGGACAGGGCGGGACGAGTGGCCCGCTGATGGCCCTGCTGGCGGATCTGACGCCCGAGGAACGGATGGGTCGGGCCGTGGGGACGAACAACGTTCTCGGCGACGTCGGCGGTGGCCTCGGCCCGATCGTCTCCCTGCCGCTGATCGAGGTGATGGGGTTCTGGCCGGTCTACCTCGCGTGTGCAGTCCTCCCGATCCTCGCCGGTGCCGTCTTGCTCGCCGGTCTCCACCACGAAACCGGGCAGTTCACGCCGACCGTCGACACGTCGACCGACGCTCGAGCGGCCGAATCGGCGTCCGGCTGCGAAACTGGGTCGCGACCGGCAGACGGCGGCGACTGA
- a CDS encoding DUF7559 family protein, protein MPPTEEIVCTDDDCFLDLFENHYTYDVPEDFDVSELSCPVCRGTDCLEPVEL, encoded by the coding sequence ATGCCACCGACCGAAGAGATCGTCTGTACGGACGACGACTGCTTCCTCGACCTGTTCGAGAACCACTATACCTACGACGTCCCCGAGGACTTCGACGTCTCGGAACTGTCGTGTCCCGTCTGTCGCGGGACAGACTGCCTCGAGCCCGTCGAACTGTGA
- a CDS encoding bacteriorhodopsin, producing MIDVSTIYFVSSLALGVAAVAFAAMASRLPAVHRRYGLVTVVATGSMALAYLAMAGDVLAVETTGRDQSLARFLGYTVAFGGICYLIGVVSGCGRRRTLLLFGFTAVNLWVSLASWLLEGILETVATAVIFGGLLGVVYLLFGPIQRAAAARHGDRALLYGKLKYLLVLGWAILVTLSVASEQNLALLDTFAGQLVASYADVIIFLGFGGFVLRNATAFDAVTAESSPSSDDHAAVTRRPTQ from the coding sequence GTGATCGACGTCTCGACGATCTACTTCGTCTCGAGTCTCGCACTCGGTGTCGCGGCCGTGGCCTTCGCCGCGATGGCGTCCCGGTTACCGGCCGTGCACCGCCGGTATGGGCTCGTGACCGTCGTCGCGACCGGGAGCATGGCGCTCGCGTATCTGGCGATGGCCGGGGACGTGCTGGCCGTCGAGACGACCGGCCGGGACCAGTCGCTCGCTCGGTTCCTCGGGTACACCGTCGCCTTCGGCGGCATCTGTTACCTCATCGGTGTCGTCTCTGGCTGTGGTCGTCGGCGGACCCTGTTGCTGTTCGGATTCACCGCAGTGAACCTGTGGGTATCGCTCGCGAGCTGGCTCCTCGAGGGCATCCTCGAGACCGTCGCCACGGCCGTCATCTTCGGGGGATTGCTGGGCGTCGTCTACCTCCTCTTCGGTCCTATCCAGCGTGCGGCCGCTGCCCGTCACGGTGATCGGGCGCTCCTCTACGGCAAGCTCAAGTACCTGCTGGTGCTCGGCTGGGCCATCCTCGTGACCCTCAGCGTCGCCTCCGAACAGAACCTCGCACTGCTCGATACGTTCGCCGGACAGCTCGTCGCGTCGTACGCGGACGTGATTATCTTCCTCGGATTCGGCGGGTTCGTCCTCAGAAACGCGACCGCGTTCGACGCGGTGACCGCCGAGTCGTCACCCTCGAGCGACGATCACGCGGCTGTGACCCGCCGACCCACCCAGTGA
- a CDS encoding radical SAM protein, with amino-acid sequence MTDPETLSVTIVDGYVDEPAHFGVPPYVSTYPRYTAGALVDAGVPREGITYHTIDGLREEPDRWRDVDEADLTIYLGGMTVPGKYVGGTPAEPDEVRKLAWTASGTSLMGGPVKFGVGDENAGATETERQDLDFDFVAKGDVEAAVYDLVESGLEGFNNRMRDVEEVTRWARNGAFIVEQHPNHPEYLIAELETSRGCAYRCSFCTEPLYGNPSFRPPETVVAEVDALSDHGVKHFRIGRQADILAYGGDGEAPNPDALRELYGGIREVAPDLETLHLDNMNPITVVEWPEKSREAIRIIAEHNTPGDTAAFGLESADPVVQEENNLNVSAEECFEAVRIVNEEAGWRPGEPGDPSSADRAGDPPAGTDEDPPRLPKLLPGINLLHGLKGEREETYERNLEFLRRVYDEGYMLRRINIRQVMAFAGTDMSDTGAEIANDHKKLFKRYKRQVREEIDQPMLARVAPPGTVLSDVHLEYHQDGKTFGRQLGTYPLLVGIPGERDLGQTIDVAIVDHGYRSVTGVPYPLDLNEASMDELTTIPGVGDRTAGDLVVNRPYDSLAAADLETETDVDLSTFVTTRPSGSAD; translated from the coding sequence ATGACTGACCCCGAAACGCTGTCGGTGACGATCGTCGACGGCTACGTCGACGAACCCGCCCACTTCGGGGTGCCGCCGTACGTCTCGACGTACCCACGCTACACCGCGGGTGCACTCGTCGACGCGGGCGTCCCTCGCGAGGGAATTACGTACCACACGATCGACGGCCTCCGTGAGGAACCCGACCGCTGGCGCGACGTCGACGAGGCCGACCTGACGATCTACCTCGGCGGGATGACCGTCCCCGGCAAGTACGTCGGCGGGACGCCCGCCGAACCCGACGAGGTCCGCAAACTGGCCTGGACGGCGAGCGGGACGAGCCTGATGGGCGGCCCCGTGAAGTTCGGGGTCGGCGACGAGAACGCCGGTGCGACCGAAACGGAGCGCCAGGACCTGGACTTCGACTTCGTCGCCAAAGGCGACGTCGAGGCCGCCGTCTACGACCTGGTCGAGAGCGGCCTCGAGGGCTTCAACAACCGGATGCGCGACGTCGAGGAGGTCACCCGCTGGGCCCGGAACGGGGCGTTCATCGTCGAACAGCACCCGAATCACCCGGAGTACCTCATCGCCGAACTCGAGACCTCGCGAGGCTGTGCTTACCGGTGTTCGTTTTGCACCGAACCGCTGTACGGCAATCCGTCGTTCCGACCGCCAGAAACCGTCGTCGCGGAGGTCGACGCCCTCTCCGATCACGGCGTCAAACACTTCCGGATCGGCCGACAGGCCGACATCCTCGCCTACGGCGGCGATGGCGAGGCCCCGAACCCCGACGCCCTCCGGGAACTGTACGGCGGCATCCGCGAGGTCGCACCCGACCTCGAAACGCTCCACCTCGACAACATGAATCCGATCACTGTCGTCGAGTGGCCCGAGAAGTCGAGGGAGGCAATCCGGATCATCGCCGAGCACAACACGCCCGGCGATACCGCGGCGTTCGGCCTCGAGTCGGCCGACCCCGTCGTCCAGGAGGAGAACAACCTGAACGTCAGTGCCGAGGAGTGTTTCGAAGCCGTCCGGATCGTCAACGAGGAGGCGGGGTGGCGACCGGGCGAGCCGGGAGATCCGAGTTCTGCCGACCGCGCAGGCGACCCACCAGCGGGGACGGACGAAGACCCGCCACGACTCCCCAAGCTCCTGCCCGGCATCAACCTCTTACACGGCCTCAAGGGAGAGCGCGAGGAGACCTACGAGCGCAACCTCGAGTTCCTCCGACGGGTCTACGACGAGGGCTACATGCTCCGCCGGATCAACATCCGGCAGGTGATGGCCTTCGCCGGCACCGACATGAGCGACACGGGGGCCGAAATCGCCAACGACCACAAGAAGCTCTTCAAACGGTACAAGCGCCAGGTTCGCGAGGAAATCGACCAGCCGATGCTCGCCCGCGTTGCGCCGCCCGGAACCGTCCTGTCGGACGTCCACCTCGAGTACCATCAGGACGGGAAGACGTTCGGCCGCCAGCTTGGAACGTACCCGCTGCTGGTTGGCATTCCCGGCGAGCGCGACCTCGGACAGACGATCGACGTGGCCATCGTCGACCACGGCTACCGCTCCGTAACGGGAGTCCCCTATCCGCTCGACCTCAACGAGGCCTCGATGGACGAACTCACCACCATCCCCGGCGTCGGCGACCGGACCGCCGGCGACCTCGTCGTCAATCGCCCCTACGATAGCCTCGCAGCGGCCGACCTCGAGACCGAGACCGACGTCGACCTCTCGACGTTCGTCACGACCCGACCGTCCGGCTCCGCAGACTGA
- a CDS encoding TRAM domain-containing protein has product MEISEKLLCLFSTEVSTEEDRYVIEVPRQEVETGDVEAGEVYRVALISRAEAAEASDANENSSQVPSEPQPPVDVGETRYVEIEDIGKQGDGIARVERGYVIIVPGADVGERVKIEVTEVKSNFAVGEIIEETF; this is encoded by the coding sequence GTGGAGATATCTGAAAAACTCCTGTGTCTGTTCAGTACGGAGGTTTCGACCGAGGAGGATCGATACGTCATCGAAGTACCACGGCAGGAAGTCGAGACCGGTGACGTCGAGGCCGGCGAGGTCTACCGCGTCGCACTCATCTCGCGTGCCGAGGCAGCGGAGGCGTCCGACGCGAACGAGAACTCGAGTCAGGTTCCGTCGGAGCCACAGCCGCCGGTCGACGTCGGCGAGACGCGCTACGTCGAGATCGAAGACATCGGCAAGCAGGGCGATGGCATCGCTCGCGTCGAACGCGGCTACGTCATCATCGTCCCGGGTGCCGACGTCGGCGAACGCGTCAAGATCGAAGTGACCGAGGTCAAGTCGAACTTCGCCGTCGGCGAGATCATCGAAGAGACGTTTTGA
- a CDS encoding heptaprenylglyceryl phosphate synthase has translation MDIDWDAVTHVTKVDPAKPLPSDLGVLEGTDLIVVGGSDDVTEANVLETIDAVRSLEAAVPILQEPYSSAHVSRETIERADAVAVPAVYNGDREHFVGKHLELFTEVGRKPDALLGAGVPLVGDVVTSRAEGLVTDLASKLVGEGYVVQHLESAAADRARVEERFTPDQVAGAALATESFYGFPIFYVEYSGTYGGPEDVEAAARYLEETTLLYGGGIDSAEKAEAILAAGADAIVVGDCFHDDPDAFCETIPR, from the coding sequence ATGGACATCGACTGGGACGCCGTCACCCACGTGACGAAAGTCGACCCCGCGAAGCCGCTCCCATCCGACCTGGGCGTCCTCGAGGGCACCGACCTGATCGTCGTCGGCGGTTCCGACGACGTCACCGAGGCGAACGTCCTCGAGACGATCGATGCGGTGCGATCGCTCGAGGCGGCAGTCCCCATCCTGCAAGAGCCATACAGTTCAGCACACGTCTCCCGGGAGACTATCGAACGCGCGGACGCCGTCGCCGTTCCGGCCGTCTACAACGGCGATCGCGAACACTTCGTCGGCAAGCACCTCGAGCTCTTCACCGAGGTCGGGCGCAAACCCGACGCGCTGCTCGGAGCGGGCGTTCCGCTCGTCGGCGACGTCGTCACGTCGAGAGCCGAGGGGCTGGTGACCGACCTCGCCTCGAAACTGGTCGGCGAGGGTTACGTCGTCCAGCACCTCGAGTCGGCGGCGGCCGACCGCGCCCGCGTCGAGGAACGGTTCACGCCCGACCAGGTCGCCGGCGCTGCGCTCGCGACGGAATCGTTCTACGGCTTCCCGATCTTCTACGTCGAATACTCGGGCACCTACGGGGGGCCCGAGGACGTCGAAGCCGCCGCTCGCTATCTCGAGGAGACGACCTTGCTCTACGGTGGCGGCATCGACAGCGCCGAGAAAGCCGAGGCGATCCTCGCGGCCGGGGCGGATGCGATCGTCGTCGGCGACTGTTTCCACGACGACCCCGACGCCTTCTGCGAGACGATTCCCCGGTAG
- a CDS encoding Lrp/AsnC family transcriptional regulator, translating into MSTAELDDVDRGILHMLQRNARETTAAEMADAVGVSPSTVRNRIERLEATGVIEGYVPRVNYERANYQHFMVLICHAPVGRRAEVADAVMEIEGIVGVREMLTGTANVHIEAVGTDSDEADRITAQLTELDLEIRSVDLVKRARIQPFNHFGSHLVEE; encoded by the coding sequence ATGAGCACGGCCGAGCTGGACGATGTCGACCGCGGTATCTTGCATATGCTCCAGCGGAACGCCCGCGAGACGACGGCCGCGGAGATGGCCGACGCCGTGGGCGTGTCACCCAGCACGGTTCGCAACCGGATCGAACGACTCGAGGCTACTGGCGTGATCGAGGGCTACGTCCCACGGGTCAACTACGAACGTGCCAACTACCAGCACTTCATGGTGCTCATCTGTCACGCACCGGTGGGTCGGCGCGCCGAGGTCGCAGACGCCGTCATGGAGATCGAGGGAATCGTCGGGGTCCGGGAAATGCTTACTGGAACTGCCAACGTGCACATCGAAGCGGTCGGTACCGATTCGGACGAGGCCGACCGGATCACGGCCCAGCTCACCGAACTGGATCTCGAGATCCGATCCGTCGACCTGGTCAAGCGCGCCCGCATCCAGCCGTTCAATCACTTCGGTTCGCACCTGGTCGAGGAGTGA
- a CDS encoding YkgJ family cysteine cluster protein, whose protein sequence is MNSLEADLEQARALEVAKLADAIESIGFECTRCGACCTSHDGEAHTATVFPDEIRRLQAASADAGDRVDSDADEAPERDHERDWRDVARPMPYGLHEGADGLEGETFEWALQTDGCGDCVFYTEDDDGLGACSVHGDRPLICQTYPFSVALAGTSQPMGEAVDEAGIVRAHECEGLGRDISRADAEALARTLKTRAVRELEEAIAVRDAYEPPVSSPGPGEVVVHDSEGAKRIDGTPRDDEPGEE, encoded by the coding sequence GTGAACTCTCTCGAGGCCGACCTCGAGCAGGCGCGGGCACTCGAGGTCGCGAAACTCGCGGACGCGATCGAATCGATCGGGTTCGAGTGCACTCGGTGTGGGGCCTGCTGTACGAGCCACGACGGGGAGGCCCACACGGCGACCGTGTTCCCCGACGAAATCCGCCGGTTACAGGCAGCTTCGGCTGACGCTGGTGACCGAGTCGACAGTGACGCCGACGAGGCTCCCGAACGCGACCACGAGCGCGACTGGCGCGACGTCGCCCGGCCGATGCCCTACGGTCTCCACGAGGGTGCCGACGGCCTCGAGGGTGAGACCTTCGAGTGGGCACTCCAGACCGACGGCTGTGGCGACTGCGTCTTTTACACGGAAGACGACGACGGGCTCGGCGCGTGTAGCGTCCACGGTGACCGGCCGCTGATCTGTCAGACCTATCCGTTTAGCGTGGCGCTGGCGGGAACGAGCCAGCCGATGGGCGAGGCAGTGGACGAGGCGGGCATCGTCCGTGCTCACGAGTGTGAGGGGCTGGGCCGTGACATCTCCCGTGCCGACGCCGAGGCTCTCGCCCGGACGCTGAAAACCCGCGCCGTCCGCGAACTCGAGGAGGCGATCGCGGTCCGAGACGCCTACGAGCCCCCGGTCTCGAGTCCGGGCCCCGGTGAGGTCGTCGTCCACGATTCCGAGGGGGCCAAACGGATCGACGGGACGCCCCGTGACGACGAACCGGGCGAGGAGTGA
- a CDS encoding Lrp/AsnC family transcriptional regulator yields MGDGTGGYRLDEIDRRIVYALMADARNTSAPAIAEDVSVSGATIRNRIAQLEEHGIIEGYHATVDFEHADGSLMNLFLCHAPFGDVEGAARRIGSIPGVINVRELMGGRMNLHVLAVGTDTSDLRRIGRELENLEVEIEDEFLLQNEHNFPYAPYGPADQRRLEPLADYISLTGGAEVVEVTVHEAAPIAGTTLEDAAEAGILDDGTLVIAIERDDAMLTPHGDTVVQPQDVVTVFSPDGAGEPALNAFRDPSSRPATSSS; encoded by the coding sequence ATGGGAGACGGGACCGGGGGCTATCGCCTCGACGAGATCGATCGGCGGATCGTCTACGCGTTGATGGCCGACGCCCGCAACACCTCCGCACCCGCGATCGCAGAAGACGTCAGCGTCTCGGGTGCGACGATCCGCAACCGGATTGCCCAGCTCGAGGAACACGGCATCATCGAGGGCTACCACGCGACCGTCGACTTCGAACACGCAGACGGCTCGCTGATGAACCTGTTCCTCTGTCACGCCCCCTTCGGCGACGTCGAGGGGGCTGCCCGCCGGATCGGCTCGATCCCCGGCGTGATCAACGTCCGGGAACTGATGGGCGGCCGGATGAACCTCCACGTCCTCGCGGTCGGCACCGACACGAGCGACCTCCGGCGCATCGGCCGCGAACTCGAGAACCTCGAGGTCGAGATCGAAGACGAGTTCCTCCTGCAAAACGAACACAACTTCCCCTACGCGCCGTACGGCCCGGCCGACCAGCGCCGACTCGAACCCCTCGCCGATTACATCAGCCTCACCGGCGGCGCCGAGGTCGTCGAAGTCACCGTCCACGAAGCGGCCCCAATCGCCGGCACCACCCTCGAGGACGCCGCCGAGGCGGGAATCCTCGACGACGGAACGCTCGTGATCGCGATCGAGCGCGACGACGCGATGCTCACCCCACACGGTGATACCGTCGTCCAGCCACAGGACGTCGTGACCGTCTTCTCGCCCGACGGCGCTGGCGAGCCAGCACTGAACGCCTTCCGCGATCCGTCCTCACGGCCCGCCACGTCCTCCAGCTAA